Sequence from the Bicyclus anynana chromosome 2, ilBicAnyn1.1, whole genome shotgun sequence genome:
aaaatatagtctaGCTTCCCAACAGCAGAGTGAAATAGAGGTTCAAAATTTGTAAGGAATGTTATACATTTCtgaagttacatttgtaaaaattggtacaaaaatataaaaaaaattatacatctTCAAATGTCACTTTGCCGTTTTGGTGCATATGCAccagaagagtgataaaaaaatgtttttttcttcaagaaatcTACTTATATAAAGCCAATTATTTAAGCAGAtcgttatttatacatcatactaTAATTTTTGTATACTTTTATAAGAAGGCATGCCTGGGCTCCTTACTGACATAGTATTGGCCGGTATTCCTctttagaaacaaaaaaaaggagtttagaTATCAAGAATActgattatattatgttataagtaatttttgttctatttattttagatgATTCCTGTAACATCATTTGGTTTGGGCTGTTGGCAAGTGTATAGGTTACAATGGAAACTAGAGTTAATTGATATGTTGCAAGCAAAATGCAACGCTCCACCTGTTGAAATACCAGAAAAGtaagaaaaacatattttagaTGATTTCTTTAACAGTATTTGGTTTGTTTGACAAATTCAAGATTCACTTAACTTACCAGGTTGTTGGACTCATCttcaaatataaatatggtGTGCGTTTATTTCTGTCAGCCGCAGGTAAATACGATTTGTCGTCGACAGTGACTTCCCACAACTAATGCACCTCACTTGTGGCCCCTGCCCCGTGCGCACAATTTCGCCGTGCGCAAAAAACGTCGCCCGCATTATCAACAACCAAACTTTGTCTTAACTCTTCTCTCTTTCtttattcttctttcttcttctgggccgttttcGCACTTAGCCAtatgattggccgttgtgcgtgggtccctcggtgtaggttcccgctggattaattccatccagccgagctcgctccagaagcttagcaggccacccaggtcgccgatagcctcatggagtgtcgctgaggaatcaatgtaggttgctcgttgttccgttacgcctctgcaactgagcataacgtgAAGTGGTGTCTTGTTttcctccatgcaggctctgcacagaggactgtctgTCATACCTAGAAAtaaaaggtgtttgtttagcggGCAGTGACCCTTTATTAGGCCAACTGCTTTTCTCAATTTATCTCGTGTGAGGTGCATAAGTTTCTATCCTTGGGTCAAGGCCTGGAAGTGCCTCTTTTGTATGTCTACATGTGGTTGTGCTGGCCCATAGTTCGGCGTGGGTTCTGATGGTTTGTTTGTGCAACCATGTTTTGTATTCACTGAATGGTATGGATACTATTGGTTCGGGTCCTACAACCTTCAGTGTCGTGGCGCGACGCGCCAGTTCGTCAGCCGCTTCATTACCTAAAGTTCCGCTGTGTTGCTTCTTCAgtgttgattttttgttttaactcATTTCTATCTTTGCAGTTTTGATGTACTTGAGAGTATGGAATACAGGCCTGTCAAAGTAAAAGGCGAGTTTCTACATGACAAAGAAATCTTAATTGGGCCGAGAGCACTTATTGAAAATGATGCGTATCTTCCTCGTAGCGGTTCCCTTATATCAGATCCCAAGAAAAACCAGGGTTGGTTTGTATTAACACCCTTCAGATTATCTGATAGTGggtaagaatattattatttttattctttactaacgAACGCCCGCGAtctcttccgcgtggaattcagtttttcacatatcccgcgggaaccatgcattttttcgggatgaaaagtgcaAGCTGCAAGTTGCAAGTCTATGTGTTgctccagagtaaaatctaattccattccaaatgtcagccaaatcgcttcaatagccgcagcgtaaaagaggaacaaacatacttacacacttacacacaaactttcgcctttataatattagtgtgacaagttagccttgacCTTGtatttcatacatgcattaaagtactgcatattcataatacttattaagtgcagattttcccagttttttttaatttttcttactagtgcataccccgCTCGACAACCTTTGATGGAAGCAAGCGgaaaatccacatccatttcggtttctacacaacattgtaactgaatgctaaatcgcttgtcagtatgtctttgccggtagggtggtaactagccgtgaccaaagcctcccaccagccagatctgatccaattcagaaaacctcaattgacccAGCCAGGGATGGAACCCAGTACGTCtacgtcttgtaattccactgtgcataccactgtgccacgaaggccgtcaaaataaaaattacaacaatgttcaatataaattttatcattattgcAATGCAGTCCATAAAGAACAACATTTGTCaggttagaaaataaaaatactaaatagggCACATTAATGAGAAGAAAACATTTCATTTATTCGTTGATGTAACAGATAACAATTCTATTGcaggaaaattataataataaacagagGGTGGATACCACAGGCTTTGCGTCCTAAGGAAAAACGAAAGGCCTCTATGGTTACTGGTGAAGTTGAGTTGACTGGCTTAGTACGTCTCACTGAATCCAGGGGTCCATTTATGCCAAAAAATAATCCAGAAAAAGGCTCCTGGCTCTACAGGTATATTTCgaaaaatttgaaatatatttattttatataaaatactatcAGACCCATTCacgcttcgctttgactcattccctacccttATCGTAATCTACTCCCACCCTgcacctacccctacccaaccctaccccacgcctaccttaccctacccctacccctgccatacccctaccctaccactacaaGAATTTTATACCTTAGATAAAAATAGACAAAGgttttagttaatgcatcactatgctggtaccgccttcaaagtgatcagaaattAGCACATACGGTGATATTTTTCgctttaaagttt
This genomic interval carries:
- the LOC112055758 gene encoding surfeit locus protein 1; translated protein: MSILRRLSKVLHTFALNQTSKNLNKRPIIEVLRTNKTFSGSIKLPKTKDKEPGEVIKWVLLMIPVTSFGLGCWQVYRLQWKLELIDMLQAKCNAPPVEIPENFDVLESMEYRPVKVKGEFLHDKEILIGPRALIENDAYLPRSGSLISDPKKNQGWFVLTPFRLSDSGKIIIINRGWIPQALRPKEKRKASMVTGEVELTGLVRLTESRGPFMPKNNPEKGSWLYRDLDQISTYLGCEPVWLDAKGIPDPPEGWPLPNQTRVTMRNEHLSYLITWYLLSAFTGVMWHRFFIRKLPLV